A genomic region of Endomicrobiales bacterium contains the following coding sequences:
- a CDS encoding O-antigen ligase family protein, whose translation MKIYEIVGILLCFMALISVIMRKKFILLRSEGYSIYMYPLIAFIAWYAFSGIVGIYRASDIVMPIWALGRNTLTNAVLMKLLYVLLNCFLFGFFIANIRSKERLIRVIRWWISASVIVSLYAIYLFITSAMHSNPWLLPGTLSVQYGFLPGIGEFIRCATFKEGNFYGGYMNASLMMILPFLFTNTIPSLFQYKKLKWYYFIIMVSGLLISASTINIVVFVVLMCAYLWSIRVRKHSIKIKLMFLFIGILLFGIIFISTPAGKTMVINKIFSNDVQMSMSKRDRLGCIVTATKMALVYPVIGVGPTNFGLYYDRFKLDGMVAGTGEKRIANNIYAEILCETGFTGLALFLAYLFSIRYLYKKQSKIIDHKLMPLVKGLYFAFISMLIVFMAFPTFTLTFHWILIGLLIASINIGVMEKRNENSL comes from the coding sequence AAATTCATTTTGTTGCGTAGTGAAGGTTATTCAATATACATGTACCCACTTATTGCCTTCATAGCATGGTATGCATTCTCGGGTATAGTAGGCATATATAGGGCAAGTGACATAGTTATGCCTATATGGGCGCTTGGTAGAAATACATTAACTAATGCAGTACTGATGAAACTGTTATATGTGTTGTTAAACTGTTTTCTTTTTGGATTCTTTATCGCTAATATTAGAAGTAAAGAACGGTTGATAAGAGTCATCAGGTGGTGGATCAGCGCGAGTGTTATTGTTTCTCTATACGCCATATATTTATTCATAACATCTGCGATGCATTCTAATCCATGGCTATTGCCCGGAACATTAAGTGTTCAGTATGGTTTCTTGCCAGGCATAGGGGAATTTATCAGGTGTGCAACATTTAAGGAAGGTAACTTTTATGGCGGATATATGAATGCATCACTGATGATGATACTTCCATTTCTTTTCACTAATACCATTCCGTCATTGTTTCAATATAAAAAGCTTAAGTGGTATTATTTTATCATAATGGTGAGTGGTTTGCTGATTTCGGCATCAACCATAAACATCGTTGTCTTCGTTGTGCTCATGTGTGCGTATTTGTGGAGCATACGAGTTAGAAAACATTCAATCAAAATAAAGTTGATGTTTTTATTTATAGGAATATTACTCTTTGGAATTATTTTCATTTCCACTCCTGCTGGCAAAACAATGGTTATTAATAAAATATTTTCAAATGATGTGCAAATGAGCATGTCAAAGCGTGATAGATTAGGATGTATTGTTACAGCAACAAAAATGGCGTTAGTATATCCAGTCATTGGGGTAGGCCCAACAAATTTTGGCCTGTATTATGATCGATTTAAACTTGACGGAATGGTTGCGGGAACAGGTGAAAAACGGATAGCAAACAATATTTACGCGGAAATATTATGCGAGACGGGGTTCACTGGTTTGGCTTTGTTTTTAGCGTATTTATTTAGTATTCGATATTTGTATAAAAAACAGTCAAAGATTATTGATCATAAACTAATGCCTCTGGTCAAAGGGCTGTATTTTGCATTCATCAGCATGCTCATTGTGTTTATGGCATTTCCAACATTCACTCTTACATTTCATTGGATTCTTATCGGTCTGTTAATTGCATCAATTAATATAGGTGTCATGGAAAAACGCAATGAGAATAGCTTATAA
- a CDS encoding glycosyltransferase family 4 protein: MRIAYNARFLSASNVTGVERVAYDLLLHLVKQDSKNEYIVFTAKKEYLGSIAISPNVTCVECSLLRGNRFLKHVWEQFVLPLYVLIYKCDVLFNPTNTAPIINFSKTILFLCDVSFMVNPKWFSKSFSICYRFIIPIISRRANAIITISQSSKNDIVKYCKVSEDKVKVVYPSLSGIFDANNDGQNDSVLANLHIRKPFVLFTGSINPRKNLKNLITAFKKYKSKFNDMEHSLIVVGAMNTNFAPEALTNDKNNNIVYVGYVDDNQLKSLYQESELFIYPSLYEGFGLPPLEAMCCGTPVIVSNTSSLPEVCGDAAIYVDPENTEQISDAINNILCNADMRKKMIMKGKERVLHFNWDDAAKNVIHITEEVSL, encoded by the coding sequence ATGAGAATAGCTTATAACGCACGATTTCTATCAGCATCTAATGTAACCGGCGTTGAAAGGGTTGCTTATGATCTGCTGCTGCATTTGGTTAAGCAAGATTCCAAAAATGAATATATCGTGTTTACGGCTAAAAAAGAATATCTTGGTTCAATAGCAATATCTCCTAATGTTACTTGTGTTGAATGCTCATTATTAAGGGGAAATCGCTTTTTAAAACATGTCTGGGAACAATTTGTATTGCCATTATATGTTCTTATCTACAAATGTGATGTTCTGTTTAATCCAACCAATACAGCGCCTATAATAAACTTTAGCAAAACCATCTTGTTTCTCTGTGATGTATCATTTATGGTCAATCCAAAATGGTTTTCAAAAAGCTTTAGCATCTGTTATAGATTCATAATACCTATAATATCACGAAGAGCGAATGCAATTATCACCATATCACAAAGCTCTAAAAATGACATTGTTAAATATTGTAAGGTCAGTGAAGATAAGGTCAAAGTAGTATATCCGTCTCTGAGTGGTATATTTGATGCTAACAATGACGGACAAAATGATAGTGTATTAGCTAATTTACATATACGAAAACCGTTTGTGTTGTTTACGGGTTCAATTAATCCAAGAAAGAATCTCAAAAATCTAATTACTGCATTTAAAAAGTATAAAAGTAAATTTAATGATATGGAACATTCACTTATAGTTGTTGGGGCAATGAATACAAATTTTGCTCCCGAGGCTTTAACCAATGATAAAAATAATAATATTGTATATGTTGGATATGTTGATGATAATCAATTGAAGTCACTGTATCAAGAGTCGGAGCTTTTCATATACCCTTCATTGTATGAGGGTTTTGGCTTGCCTCCCTTAGAGGCTATGTGTTGCGGAACTCCAGTAATTGTGTCTAATACTTCATCTCTTCCAGAAGTATGTGGAGACGCAGCAATCTATGTTGACCCTGAAAATACTGAACAAATTTCGGATGCCATTAATAATATATTGTGTAATGCTGATATGCGTAAAAAAATGATTATGAAAGGTAAAGAACGGGTATTGCACTTTAATTGGGATGATGCCGCAAAGAATGTTATACATATCACTGAAGAGGTTTCGTTGTGA
- a CDS encoding glycosyltransferase, protein MKIAIVHDFLNQYGGAERVVEALHEVYPDAPIYTSIYVPRNLPDIFKTMNIKTSYMQKLPFLKHFKKYLLLYPSAFETFDLSQYDVVLSSSSAFAKGVKTSSSTCHVCYCYTPMRFAWNYGNYIGKENIGKLAKKCLPYFLKYLKSWDVKTSRKVDYFIAISREIQKRIKACYLRESDLIYPPVNTRDFSVSSHVADYFLVVSRLNGYKRIDLVVNAFNQLKLKLKIIGDGPCRNSLEQIAGHNIEFLGKVDEISLRNNYAHCRAIIFPGEEDFGIVPLEAQSSGRPVIAFAAGGALETVIDGRTGIFFNTQSVESLIDAINRFLKLENTFDSSQIRANAIQYDKEIFKKAIFNYVNVKYEEFKKRA, encoded by the coding sequence GTGAAAATTGCAATCGTTCATGATTTTTTAAACCAATATGGCGGTGCCGAGCGTGTTGTAGAAGCTTTGCACGAAGTATATCCCGATGCACCAATATATACTTCTATTTATGTACCAAGGAATCTTCCTGATATATTTAAAACAATGAATATCAAAACTTCATATATGCAAAAACTGCCTTTTTTAAAGCATTTTAAAAAGTATCTATTGTTATATCCGAGTGCATTTGAAACATTTGATTTAAGTCAATATGATGTTGTACTAAGCAGTTCAAGTGCCTTTGCTAAAGGAGTAAAAACCAGTAGTTCAACCTGTCATGTTTGCTACTGTTATACACCTATGCGTTTTGCATGGAATTATGGAAATTATATTGGGAAGGAAAATATAGGTAAACTGGCAAAGAAATGCCTGCCATATTTTCTAAAATATCTAAAATCATGGGATGTTAAAACGAGTAGGAAAGTTGATTATTTTATAGCTATTTCGCGTGAAATTCAAAAACGCATAAAAGCATGTTATTTGCGTGAATCTGATCTAATTTATCCTCCAGTAAATACTCGTGACTTTTCTGTGTCATCACATGTTGCTGATTATTTTTTAGTAGTTTCTCGATTAAATGGATACAAACGGATTGATTTGGTTGTAAATGCCTTTAACCAGTTGAAATTGAAGTTGAAAATAATTGGCGATGGCCCTTGTAGAAATTCTTTAGAGCAGATAGCCGGGCATAATATTGAATTTCTAGGGAAAGTTGACGAGATATCTTTGCGGAATAACTATGCTCATTGTCGTGCAATTATATTCCCAGGTGAAGAAGATTTTGGAATTGTACCTCTTGAGGCTCAATCATCAGGGAGGCCGGTTATTGCATTTGCGGCTGGTGGTGCTCTTGAAACGGTAATTGACGGCCGCACTGGTATATTCTTTAATACACAATCAGTTGAGTCACTGATTGATGCGATTAATAGATTTCTGAAATTGGAAAACACTTTTGATAGTTCACAAATTAGAGCTAACGCTATTCAGTATGATAAAGAGATATTTAAAAAAGCAATTTTCAATTATGTTAATGTGAAATACGAAGAATTCAAGAAAAGGGCTTAG
- the gmd gene encoding GDP-mannose 4,6-dehydratase: MAKKAMITGIRGQDGAYLSKLLLEKGYEVFGVDRRSGGATNWRMKELGIENDVKILYMDLLEMTNIMQVVKKIQPDEVYNLAAQSFVQSSFDQPILTSDIDALGVLRILEAIRTLAPSARFYQASTSEMFGKVQEIPQKESTPFYPRSPYGVAKLYGHWITINYRESYDMYACSGILFNHESPLRGQEFVTKKITLGIAAILNGSQEKIVLGNIDSKRDWGFAKEYVEAMWLMLQQETPDDYVIATGETHTVREFLEIAFKYADIDIEWKGTGVKEKGINKKTGDTIIEISSEYFRPAEVDILIGDSTKAQQKLGWKPKTKFSELVKMMIEHDCRGVK; this comes from the coding sequence ATGGCTAAGAAAGCTATGATCACGGGAATTAGGGGGCAGGATGGAGCCTACTTATCCAAATTATTATTAGAAAAGGGATATGAGGTTTTTGGAGTTGATAGAAGGAGTGGCGGGGCAACAAACTGGCGCATGAAAGAACTTGGAATTGAAAATGATGTCAAAATCCTGTATATGGATTTACTTGAGATGACAAATATTATGCAGGTAGTAAAGAAAATACAACCAGATGAGGTGTATAATCTTGCGGCGCAAAGTTTTGTGCAGTCATCATTTGATCAGCCAATATTAACTTCAGACATTGATGCACTGGGAGTTTTGCGCATACTTGAGGCAATAAGAACACTAGCACCCTCTGCACGCTTTTATCAGGCATCTACAAGTGAAATGTTTGGCAAGGTTCAGGAAATACCACAAAAGGAAAGCACGCCGTTTTATCCACGGAGCCCCTATGGAGTTGCAAAATTGTATGGACATTGGATAACTATCAATTATCGGGAATCGTATGATATGTATGCATGTTCAGGAATTCTTTTCAATCATGAATCGCCTTTACGCGGACAGGAATTTGTAACAAAAAAAATAACGCTTGGTATTGCTGCGATTTTAAATGGTTCACAAGAAAAGATTGTTCTTGGGAATATTGATTCAAAAAGAGATTGGGGATTTGCAAAAGAATATGTTGAAGCAATGTGGCTAATGCTACAGCAAGAAACGCCTGACGATTATGTAATTGCAACTGGGGAAACACACACTGTCAGGGAGTTCTTGGAAATAGCATTTAAGTATGCAGATATTGACATTGAGTGGAAGGGTACTGGTGTAAAGGAAAAAGGAATTAATAAGAAAACTGGCGATACGATAATAGAAATATCATCAGAATATTTCCGTCCGGCAGAAGTTGATATCCTCATTGGTGATTCCACAAAAGCACAGCAAAAACTTGGATGGAAACCAAAAACAAAGTTTTCAGAGTTGGTTAAGATGATGATAGAGCATGATTGTAGGGGTGTAAAATAG